From the Manis javanica isolate MJ-LG chromosome 11, MJ_LKY, whole genome shotgun sequence genome, one window contains:
- the LOC118971823 gene encoding uncharacterized protein, whose product MPICSSHQGRACPQAPGAEPWRSRATGRAGRPRRFTQAMTRAHRRESRGRAPPGPRSPPAGAKEPSSRAQALATHKMASTDDLTPPSPGPSGLCSRGLGTGPSLVRRANKSAWPTSSNLIVSHLEIKIINTQAHGGWRARGEFGGIGAAAQDPMQQGAACRRRVRKGARMRAYGVLPASGQNVSSWAFVQKLPRVRWWQTWHPLSVLSPVELRVLQKGKSSGLRHCPPGPNVLESRLHVHPCSVPPDVPPLCCRSPRGALVTWLLLLAHAQKTGGGRSSSAGPGSCAGSTLALKKINASAFISLSLKG is encoded by the exons ATGCCTATTTGCTCTTCTCACCAAGGACGGGCCTGTCCCCAAGCCCCAGGAGCGGAGCCCTGGAGGTCCAGGGCCACAGGCAGGGCTGGACGGCCACGCAGGTTCACACAGGCCATGACCCGCGCTCACCGCCGGGAAAGCCGGGGCCGGGCGCCCCCAGGACCTCGGTCCCCACCGGCGGGGGCCAAGGAGCCGAGCAGCCGCGCACAGGCACTGGCCACCCACAAAATGGCCTCCACGGATGacctcacccctccctcccctgggccGTCGGGGCTCTGCTCCCGGGGCTTGGGAACAGGCCCGTCCTTGGTGAGAAGAGCAAATAAAAGCGCATGGCCTACTTCCAGCAACCTCATTGTTTCTCACTTggagattaaaataataaatacacagGCACACGGAGGCTGGCGAGCGCGGGGGGAATTCGGTGGCATCGGAGCTGCGGCCCAAGACCCCATGCAGCAAGGGGCTGCCTGCAGGAGGCGTGTCAGG AAGGGTGCACGTATGAGAGCATACGGAGTTTTGCCTGCCTCAGGGCAGAACGTCAGCAGCTGGGCATTCGTACAGAAGCTACCAAGAGTAAGATGGTGGCAGACATGGCATCCGCTTTCTGTCCTCAGCCCAGTGGAGCTCCGGGTTCTGCAGAAAGGGAAGTCTTCAGGACTCCG acactGTCCGCCTGGACCTAACGTTCTAGAGTCAAGACTGCACGTTCATCCATGCAGCGTCCCTCCCGACGTCCCGCCTCTGTGCTGCCGGTCCCCACGAGGCGCCCTGGTCACCTGGCTCCTCCTCCTCGCCCACGCCCAG AAAACAGGAGGCGGTAGAAGCAGCTCTGCAGGGCCTGGTTCCTGTGCAGGCTCTACCCTGGCTCTGAAGAAAATCAATGCTTCGGCTTTCATTTCCCTGTCCCTTAAAGGATGA